The following coding sequences are from one Carassius gibelio isolate Cgi1373 ecotype wild population from Czech Republic chromosome B7, carGib1.2-hapl.c, whole genome shotgun sequence window:
- the emilin2b gene encoding EMILIN-2 isoform X2, translating into MKRVLAGYAALIFIILMPFPLTDGTPSRYSLFQGSPYSSSASRQRNKNWCAFVVHKNVTCAVLAANENVMEPQLLPCPPHQPDCTQQLMYHSHMRPMYKIGYKQVTELEWRCCPGYQGHDCTELKNTPQRPSVVEEPRRDVPSTRNQQQSILGPEEFSQTHPWSQPGQKGHHSHQLGDYGDRQYESQRVQALEEEVERLSQTVLGLQAMTSANANLRLDLQEDVTKYVLNMLGNLQQPQDVKAGGIESITLPYDLRSSPGTDELQNHITQLSNTISTNTNNIQDLQMRIQNIDGQMHRLTDASSTGPLQPSSTAATNECACQAYIDEKLSALRDELLQGMDIKIADMKNACDYKMLSVQEQCEEQETSYLSLAELLDSKETELRKEIQDLRLQLPIGKTQEVDNAEVQKLKETQQILQDAIRQQNASIAQINAQGHVLEARVNLAERSAEVHCLYLEEKLRRERLKEEEDQRIAFEEKISGVQWDNSTSQLLFGLEQRLEVLEKHTQLLVGSLKEDLNQTMSFETLLQRVENLEVDSGRSQEQVRTINGLLDGLDGRVASIEGVCGRFEPMSDSLKRIKDGLNKHVNGLWTCVRQLNSTVLAHTRDLNTFRANSQLSKDGQDGITDVPTGVLEGTAAVKVSKEGGQPLPSLASGQAAPRVTKVLSRTPQGINGSMPSITGYAGAPGYPGIPAAAISPDSVSAQIPLRTVQMATEGRIMTYVSFSAGLTLVPFPGEIGIIRFNNVLLNDGRHYDPQTGVFTVPLDGRYLLSAVLTAQAGERVEAFLSVANRNIQKLSTAATDGRDTQDCVCGGTVSVSLALHLKRGQRTGLVLTSGKLAISASSEILSSFSGVLLYPTVGTR; encoded by the exons ATGAAGCGCGTCCTCGCAGGTTACGCAGCGcttatatttattattctcaTGCCCTTTCCTTTGACTGATGGCACTCCGTCGAGGTATAGTCTGTTCCAGGGCAGTCCTTATTCCAGCTCTGCTTCGAGACAACGAAACAA AAACTGGTGTGCTTTTGTGGTGCATAAGAACGTGACATGCGCAGTGCTGGCAGCGAACGAGAACGTCATGGAGCCGCAGCTCCTGCCCTGTCCTCCGCATCAGCCCGACTGCACACAGCAGCTGAT GTATCATTCTCACATGAGGCCTATGTACAAAATAGGCTACAAACAAGTGACTGAACTGGAATGGAGGTGCTGTCCAGGATATCAAGGCCATGACTGTACCGAGCTGAAAAATACCCCACAGAGACCCAGTGTTGTTGAGGAACCACGTCGAGATGTTCCTTCAACTCGCAACCAACAACAGAGCATCTTGG GACCAGAAGAGTTCTCTCAGACTCATCCATGGTCTCAACCCGGGCAGAAAGGACATCATAGCCATCAGCTGGGAGATTATGGAGATCGTCAGTATGAGAGTCAACGAGTTCAGGCATTAGAAGAAGAAGTGGAGCGTCTTTCTCAGACTGTACTCGGCCTGCAAGCCATGACTTCTGCCAATGCGAACCTACGGCTAGATTTACAGGAAGATGTGACCAAATATGTCCTAAACATGTTGGGGAATTTGCAACAGCCACAGGATGTCAAAGCGGGTGGAATCGAGAGCATTACGCTCCCATATGACCTCCGTTCATCACCAGGCACTGATGAACTCCAGAACCACATTACCCAGCTCTCCAACACAATCAGTACCAACACTAATAACATCCAAGATCTGCAGATGAGGATCCAGAACATTGATGGACAGATGCATCGACTAACAGACGCAAGCAGCACTGGACCCCTTCAGCCTTCCTCAACAGCTGCAACCAATGAGTGTGCATGTCAGGCATACATCGATGAGAAGCTTTCAGCCCTACGTGACGAACTTCTTCAAGGAATGGACATCAAAATAGCAGACATGAAGAATGCATGTGACTACAAGATGCTGTCTGTGCAAGAACAGTGTGAGGAACAAGAAACCTCTTACTTGAGCCTGGCTGAGCTCCTTGACTCCAAAGAGACTGAACTCCGCAAAGAGATCCAAGACTTGCGTCTCCAGCTTCCCATTGGAAAAACACAAGAGGTGGACAATGCTGAGGTCCAGAAGCTCAAGGAGACCCAACAGATACTCCAAGACGCTATTAGGCAGCAAAATGCCTCCATTGCACAGATAAATGCACAAGGGCACGTTCTGGAGGCAAGGGTTAATCTTGCGGAAAGGAGCGCAGAGGTACATTGCCTCTATCTTGAGGAGAAACTGAGAAGGGAAAGACTTAAGGAAGAGGAAGACCAAAGAATAGCTTTCGAAGAGAAGATCAGTGGTGTTCAATGGGACAACAGCACTTCTCAGCTACTCTTTGGTCTTGAACAGCGCCTGGAAGTCTTGGAGAAACATACACAGCTCCTGGTTGGCTCTCTTAAGGAAGATCTCAATCAGACCATGAGTTTTGAAACCCTCCTGCAACGGGTGGAAAATCTAGAGGTGGATTCTGGGCGAAGCCAAGAGCAAGTGAGGACAATAAATGGCTTGCTTGATGGGCTTGATGGACGCGTGGCTAGCATTGAAGGCGTTTGTGGTCGATTTGAGCCAATGTCAGACAGTCTGAAACGGATTAAAGATGGATTGAACAAACATGTCAATGGCTTGTGGACTTGCGTCCGTCAGCTGAACAGTACAGTGCTCGCACATACAAGAGACCTTAACACATTTAGAGCAAATTCACAACTTTCAAAAGATGGCCAGGATGGGATCACTGATGTACCTACAG GTGTTCTTGAAGGTACAGCGGCTGTAAAAGTTTCCAAGGAGGGAGGTCAACCACTCCCATCGCTGGCGTCTGGGCAAGCAGCACCGCGAGTAACCAAAGTCTTGTCTCGCACCCCTCAGGGGATCAATGGGAGCATGCCGTCCATCACAGGCTATGCAGGAGCACCAG GTTATCCAGGGATTCCAGCTGCGGCTATCAGCCCTGACTCCGTTTCTG CACAGATTCCACTGAGGACAGTACAAATGGCCACAG AAGGGCGAATAATGACCTATGTGTCATTTTCGGCTGGTCTGACACTTGTGCCATTCCCTGGAGAAATTGGCATCATCCGATTCAACAATGTTCTGTTAAATGATGGAAGACACTATGATCCACAAACAG GTGTGTTCACTGTTCCCCTGGACGGACGGTACCTGCTCAGCGCTGTATTAACCGCTCAAGCGGGAGAAAGAGTCGAAGCCTTTCTCTCAGTAGCCAATCGCAACATCCAGAAGCTTTCCACTGCTGCAACAGACGGCAGAGACACTCAGGACTGCGTCTGTGGAGGGACCGTCTCTGTAAGTCTCGCTCTTCATCTGAAGCGGGGCCAGAGAACGGGACTGGTGCTCACTTCAGGGAAACTTGCGATTTCAGCATCCAGTGAAATCTTGTCCTCGTTCAGCGGAGTTCTGCTTTACCCAACTGTAGGCACGCGATAG
- the emilin2b gene encoding EMILIN-2 isoform X1 translates to MKRVLAGYAALIFIILMPFPLTDGTPSRYSLFQGSPYSSSASRQRNKNWCAFVVHKNVTCAVLAANENVMEPQLLPCPPHQPDCTQQLMYHSHMRPMYKIGYKQVTELEWRCCPGYQGHDCTELKNTPQRPSVVEEPRRDVPSTRNQQQSILGPEEFSQTHPWSQPGQKGHHSHQLGDYGDRQYESQRVQALEEEVERLSQTVLGLQAMTSANANLRLDLQEDVTKYVLNMLGNLQQPQDVKAGGIESITLPYDLRSSPGTDELQNHITQLSNTISTNTNNIQDLQMRIQNIDGQMHRLTDASSTGPLQPSSTAATNECACQAYIDEKLSALRDELLQGMDIKIADMKNACDYKMLSVQEQCEEQETSYLSLAELLDSKETELRKEIQDLRLQLPIGKTQEVDNAEVQKLKETQQILQDAIRQQNASIAQINAQGHVLEARVNLAERSAEVHCLYLEEKLRRERLKEEEDQRIAFEEKISGVQWDNSTSQLLFGLEQRLEVLEKHTQLLVGSLKEDLNQTMSFETLLQRVENLEVDSGRSQEQVRTINGLLDGLDGRVASIEGVCGRFEPMSDSLKRIKDGLNKHVNGLWTCVRQLNSTVLAHTRDLNTFRANSQLSKDGQDGITDVPTGVLEGTAAVKVSKEGGQPLPSLASGQAAPRVTKVLSRTPQGINGSMPSITGYAGAPGYPGIPAAAISPDSVSAQIPLRTVQMATGEGRIMTYVSFSAGLTLVPFPGEIGIIRFNNVLLNDGRHYDPQTGVFTVPLDGRYLLSAVLTAQAGERVEAFLSVANRNIQKLSTAATDGRDTQDCVCGGTVSVSLALHLKRGQRTGLVLTSGKLAISASSEILSSFSGVLLYPTVGTR, encoded by the exons ATGAAGCGCGTCCTCGCAGGTTACGCAGCGcttatatttattattctcaTGCCCTTTCCTTTGACTGATGGCACTCCGTCGAGGTATAGTCTGTTCCAGGGCAGTCCTTATTCCAGCTCTGCTTCGAGACAACGAAACAA AAACTGGTGTGCTTTTGTGGTGCATAAGAACGTGACATGCGCAGTGCTGGCAGCGAACGAGAACGTCATGGAGCCGCAGCTCCTGCCCTGTCCTCCGCATCAGCCCGACTGCACACAGCAGCTGAT GTATCATTCTCACATGAGGCCTATGTACAAAATAGGCTACAAACAAGTGACTGAACTGGAATGGAGGTGCTGTCCAGGATATCAAGGCCATGACTGTACCGAGCTGAAAAATACCCCACAGAGACCCAGTGTTGTTGAGGAACCACGTCGAGATGTTCCTTCAACTCGCAACCAACAACAGAGCATCTTGG GACCAGAAGAGTTCTCTCAGACTCATCCATGGTCTCAACCCGGGCAGAAAGGACATCATAGCCATCAGCTGGGAGATTATGGAGATCGTCAGTATGAGAGTCAACGAGTTCAGGCATTAGAAGAAGAAGTGGAGCGTCTTTCTCAGACTGTACTCGGCCTGCAAGCCATGACTTCTGCCAATGCGAACCTACGGCTAGATTTACAGGAAGATGTGACCAAATATGTCCTAAACATGTTGGGGAATTTGCAACAGCCACAGGATGTCAAAGCGGGTGGAATCGAGAGCATTACGCTCCCATATGACCTCCGTTCATCACCAGGCACTGATGAACTCCAGAACCACATTACCCAGCTCTCCAACACAATCAGTACCAACACTAATAACATCCAAGATCTGCAGATGAGGATCCAGAACATTGATGGACAGATGCATCGACTAACAGACGCAAGCAGCACTGGACCCCTTCAGCCTTCCTCAACAGCTGCAACCAATGAGTGTGCATGTCAGGCATACATCGATGAGAAGCTTTCAGCCCTACGTGACGAACTTCTTCAAGGAATGGACATCAAAATAGCAGACATGAAGAATGCATGTGACTACAAGATGCTGTCTGTGCAAGAACAGTGTGAGGAACAAGAAACCTCTTACTTGAGCCTGGCTGAGCTCCTTGACTCCAAAGAGACTGAACTCCGCAAAGAGATCCAAGACTTGCGTCTCCAGCTTCCCATTGGAAAAACACAAGAGGTGGACAATGCTGAGGTCCAGAAGCTCAAGGAGACCCAACAGATACTCCAAGACGCTATTAGGCAGCAAAATGCCTCCATTGCACAGATAAATGCACAAGGGCACGTTCTGGAGGCAAGGGTTAATCTTGCGGAAAGGAGCGCAGAGGTACATTGCCTCTATCTTGAGGAGAAACTGAGAAGGGAAAGACTTAAGGAAGAGGAAGACCAAAGAATAGCTTTCGAAGAGAAGATCAGTGGTGTTCAATGGGACAACAGCACTTCTCAGCTACTCTTTGGTCTTGAACAGCGCCTGGAAGTCTTGGAGAAACATACACAGCTCCTGGTTGGCTCTCTTAAGGAAGATCTCAATCAGACCATGAGTTTTGAAACCCTCCTGCAACGGGTGGAAAATCTAGAGGTGGATTCTGGGCGAAGCCAAGAGCAAGTGAGGACAATAAATGGCTTGCTTGATGGGCTTGATGGACGCGTGGCTAGCATTGAAGGCGTTTGTGGTCGATTTGAGCCAATGTCAGACAGTCTGAAACGGATTAAAGATGGATTGAACAAACATGTCAATGGCTTGTGGACTTGCGTCCGTCAGCTGAACAGTACAGTGCTCGCACATACAAGAGACCTTAACACATTTAGAGCAAATTCACAACTTTCAAAAGATGGCCAGGATGGGATCACTGATGTACCTACAG GTGTTCTTGAAGGTACAGCGGCTGTAAAAGTTTCCAAGGAGGGAGGTCAACCACTCCCATCGCTGGCGTCTGGGCAAGCAGCACCGCGAGTAACCAAAGTCTTGTCTCGCACCCCTCAGGGGATCAATGGGAGCATGCCGTCCATCACAGGCTATGCAGGAGCACCAG GTTATCCAGGGATTCCAGCTGCGGCTATCAGCCCTGACTCCGTTTCTG CACAGATTCCACTGAGGACAGTACAAATGGCCACAG GAGAAGGGCGAATAATGACCTATGTGTCATTTTCGGCTGGTCTGACACTTGTGCCATTCCCTGGAGAAATTGGCATCATCCGATTCAACAATGTTCTGTTAAATGATGGAAGACACTATGATCCACAAACAG GTGTGTTCACTGTTCCCCTGGACGGACGGTACCTGCTCAGCGCTGTATTAACCGCTCAAGCGGGAGAAAGAGTCGAAGCCTTTCTCTCAGTAGCCAATCGCAACATCCAGAAGCTTTCCACTGCTGCAACAGACGGCAGAGACACTCAGGACTGCGTCTGTGGAGGGACCGTCTCTGTAAGTCTCGCTCTTCATCTGAAGCGGGGCCAGAGAACGGGACTGGTGCTCACTTCAGGGAAACTTGCGATTTCAGCATCCAGTGAAATCTTGTCCTCGTTCAGCGGAGTTCTGCTTTACCCAACTGTAGGCACGCGATAG